GAGGCGGCCGGCGCCGTCAAGATAGGCGGACGCCTCGCCCACCAGGTCCATGCCCTCGCGGTAGGTGCGCTCGAACAGCTCGGCGGCGGCCTGGTCAAGGACGACCCCGGCCCTGGGGGCGAGCGCCGGTCGTGCTCCCGAGTTCATCCCTGGCTCCTTCCCGGGACTCCCCGGGGCCTGACGATTCGCGTTCTCGCCAGTCCTGCCTGACGGCTTTCCGCCGGGTCGGCAAGGGGGGCTTTAGCCGCCGGGCTTCCGGAACAGGGCGTCCGCCGCCTCGCGACCGGCGGCCTTGCGCCCGATCTGGGCCCTGCAGCGGTCGATCTCACCCTCCAGAAGGGCGATGCGTTCCTCAAGGTCGCCCACCGAGAAGAGCTCGAGATCCTCCTTCAGCGCCGGCTCAAGGGCGGCGCCCCGGCCGCGCCGGACCTCCTCGGCTTCATCCATGACGGCCCCCTGATCTCCACGCGCCCCTTGGCGGCTTCCCGAACTTGGTTCTATCTGGCGCCACAGCCCGGAAGGGCGCAAGCGGGGGTGGACGGATGG
The sequence above is a segment of the Phenylobacterium parvum genome. Coding sequences within it:
- a CDS encoding DUF1192 domain-containing protein; translation: MDEAEEVRRGRGAALEPALKEDLELFSVGDLEERIALLEGEIDRCRAQIGRKAAGREAADALFRKPGG